gcgaaaagcaagtcaataactaagtaccagaattttttcttgtttaatacaaagctattccaaaacgtacataaataaaatattacaaaacacgcatataatataatatcaaatacaaagcataacatcagcaacccggcggagccgcatcctcgggctcagcctcctcctcctcatcctcgaactctgcaccaaaagctacggaaccagaaatggtaccgcaggtaagtaaaacccaaacaccaccagataaaaacacatagaactcaagcaacatggatgcaagaaaagccaaagcacaagtcccgcaaaaccacatttttaccacgcacgccaaaaaaatccatttggcccataaaaacatatcctcataaccaagcctcgccattatcccagataatggcccaaaccaccattttcccagaaaatggatcaaaagacTCGAAAccaacctcgccattttcctagaaaatggcccacatccgaaaaccataaaaatgatccaattatacatgcaccatgatctcccctagggatcatccgcacaccctggctctgtgccacaccgcaggtaacgaccacgcatgtgacacctacacgagtgatgcccagactcgcgcccagcgcgtacctgaccaggccatcctctagtccccgccactctagggaccacggagttgacacgacagcgttaccgcatcgtgcgatccggtcgtcgccctgcgacaacccaggggatgtcactcaattttatccactctcgagtgaccagaggagctccaccgagataataacccatcccggcttgggctcgtgagacacacgcacccaaaaaccattcacgccagcaaaacaggatttctcaaataaaatataatacacgtgcatgcaccatgcaaatgcaattatcaatgcacaaaacaaacaaccaaccataacacaataaatcaagcaacttcatcctccatccatccgacccccaaactcctcggactcagtccggaatcaaccaaccagcagcaataaataaattgaatgagtgatatatatttaaatctgaaaatagggtttggaaaatacttacagcgctatacggtaattttagaaaacacctgtcgttgcaaacggcggtgaAAAAGCAatgttacagtgaaaattcactgtggccgtgggttgtgaaatactcacttttgaacggggacaaaccagggcttgggatcgatagggaatggtctagggatgattgtgaagctataggaagtggtggttggccgtgggtggcggcagaaacggcagtgggaggccggatttcccgaaaaggaaagctagctcgtgggagctgttcctgtggtcgttggaggccgaaaataggtgggttaggacggcaagggaccggtgatgaagtggtgaagaaatggtggccggaggtggagcgacgacggcagatcggagcaaaaaccgtgcaggctttgaagggcttttccggccaaacggccggccggatgggggtgagttttggtggggaggtgcgccggagggagaggagtcgaccggtgtgggcagtgagccgcacggtggccggacggcggcgggtcaAGGTTGAAAGGGCTccggtgtgtgtgtgtgtgtgtgtgtgtgagagagagagagagagagagagagagagagagagagagagagagagagagagagagagagagagagagagagagagagagagagagagagagagacgggggggtcgacgcgggaagggaaaagaaaaaaaagaaaagaaaagaaaagaaaaaagagaaaaagaaaggaaaagaaagaagaaaaaagagaaaaaggaaaaaaagaaaagaggtgtagggaaggaagatgaggtctaatcctcaatctgggaaaacaaaactagaccGCTGCAACGagatttaaaaaccgtaaaaaggaaacaaattaaaagaaataaaacacaacatcaattaaataaaaaaccaattttaaagcgcaataaattaaaataaataaactaatatattaattaaaataaaaacaaccatttcagcgaaaatacaagcgaaagcgggtcatcacatcctcccccccttaaaaacaaatttcgtcctcgaaatttgcaagatcaaccaccaacttaaagcaagccacataaaagcacataaaccaactgtgaccaagattaagatacataccttcatccttcaaacaaatacgggtactgctccctcatgtccgctactcgctcccaagagaagttttgtgctaacggatctccccaagccactttaaccaaaggtatcaccTTGGACCTCAaccgttgctccttccaatccatgatctgcgacggaacaacttcataagtgagatctggttgcaactgaataccctctgggtcgacaaagcgtggctcttgctgtccaaagctcttcttcagggatgatacatggaagacatcatgaacatccccaaaatatcttagcaaagcaactctataggcaacggaccgtaccttctccagaatctgaaaagggccgacatacctcgaatctaacttcctcttcttaccaaaacgcttaacacctctcatgggagagactttgagataaacccaatcaccaacttcaaaagacaactctctcctcctggtatcaacgtagcttttctggcgactctgagctgccgccattttatctctgatgatctggacttggctttgcatttcttgaattatttcgggtccaattatcctactctccccgacttcatcctaacacaagggcgacctgcactttctcccataaagagcttcatagggagccatctgaatggtcgcatggaagctgttattatatgcaaactcaatgagcggcagatggttttcccaactcccttgaaaattCATGACACAGGCTCgtaacatgtcttcaagggtctgaatcgtgcgctctgactggccgtctgtctacgGGTGATAattagtactgaacttcaacttagtacccaaagctgcctgcaaactcttccagaactgcgacgtgaatctcgggtctcgatccgacactatactctttggtatgccgtgtagccgcactatctccttgacatacaagcgggtcaacttacccaaagagtcggtgttattaacaggcaggaaatgagcactcttcgttaaccggttaacaatcacccaaacagaatttttcccactaggcgttctcggcaaacccactacaaagtccatcgtgatgtcatcccatttccactcaggaatagggaggggttggagcatacctgcaggtctttgatgctcggccttcacttgccggcatgtgtggcatttctcaatatacaaggcaatatccttcttcattccatcccaccagtaatttttcttcaagtctcgatacatctttgtactgccgggatgaactgaataaggggccacatgagcttccgccatgatccgctccttgaattctgagtcctttgggaccactctgcgatctcggaaccgaagtatcccatctttatccatgctataatgcaacggccctcgagattttctgactctttttctgatgttcagcagcttcggatccttcctttggagagtcttcaattcttcaaaatcagttacccgaatatcaagaattgaagataaaacctcttcttgctgcgaactctctataaggagccttctcatcccacaaagcaacgaatccaattctgacggctcggcttcatcttccaagtgtgacttccggctcaaagcatcagcaactatattagccttccccagatggtacttgatctcacattgatagtcactgattagctctagtcATCGcttctgcctcatattcagatttttctgggaaaacaaatgcttcaagctcttgtgatcagtaaatacctcgcaagcttccccatacaagaagtgctgccagatcttgagagcaaaaacaatcgcaaccaattctagatcgtgcgtcggataattcttctcatggtcctttagctgacgagattcataggctacaacccgtccttcctgcataaggacacaacccaaaccaaacttagacgcatcactgaagactatgaatggcttatgcggttctgggagcgctaacactggtgccgtcgtcaaccggttctttaattcctggaagcttctctcacatttctctgaccaaacaaactctgtattcttccgagtcaaagctgtgagaggtccggataagcgagcaaaaccctctacaaatcttcggtagtaaccagcgagccccaagaaactccggatctcgcgcactgtagtcgggcgctgccatgacaaaatggcttctaccttactaggatcaacagccactccgtctcgggaaattacatgcccaagaaatttaacttcttccaaccagaattcacacttactgagcttggcatacaactggtgttctctcaatttcccaagtaccagacgaagatgatacacatgctcttcaacatctcgggaatcaatcagaatatcatcgatgaatactaccacaaaggaatccagataaggtcgaaacactcgattcattaaatccatgaaagcaacaggggcattagctaacccaaacggcatcaccttaaattcataatgcccatacctcgacctgaaagcagttttaggcacatccttgtctctgatcctcagctggtagtatcccgacctcaaatcaattttagagaacacggctgctccttgaagctgatcaaataaatcatctatccgcgggagaggatatttatttttgatggtcaccttattcaattcccgataatctatgcacatacggagggttccatctttctttttaacaaataaaattggtgcaccccacggtgacgtactaggctgaataaatcccttctttaccagctcttgcaactgagtcttcaactcttttaattcagccggtgccatgcgataaggagctttatgcacaggagccgctccaggttccaagtctataacaaactccatttcccgaacagggggtagtccgggcaagtcatccacaaacatatcggggaattcttccacaactggaatgtctgccaacaACTTCTCCTCAGAcagcgtggacaccatctgaaccaataatgcatccgctccccatggaatctctcttcttgcttgaatcgccgatataattatcgacttttcttttaatttacttcccgcaaattccagacaatcaccatctggaagctgaaagctaatttttcgacttttgcaattaatactagcagaatatcggtatagccaatccattctgaggatgatatcaaaacccaacagcttgaatactaccaaatcagcatccaagaaccttccctcaaaatttaacgggcatcccaaagcaacattggaacaccacaccatttcaccatcaggtagagccactaccatagacttcggcaacggttccgtaaccaaattacacacccgcgcaaacgtggaagatacaaacgactgcgacgcaccggaatcaaacaaagtgcaagcataaaactcatacaaatgaactcttcctgaaccaacacatcaacccatgaaatccaaaaaaaaaaaaaaaaaacaaagaagaaaccaattacaccaaaaattaaatccaacttaaaattaaattaatccatacctgtaattactccagcatcatgggtcgctggcgcctcatcatccacctctccgggtgtgacagcataaacccgggcttgcactgtttgtctcgggtttgttcttccaccgcgtctacccccacggcttccttgagctgctcttggacattctcgggcaaagtgaccctgttggccacaattataacatcgagttCCACTAGGttggcactcacccacatgggctctattacaaactccgcaaacaggcacacgtcctcccatgcgaacacttgaggatgcttgcggtcgagtctcggtccgctgaacaaatttctgaggcgaacccgagctgcttccttcaccagaaaaactccgcctcttatgccctggaggggagcccatactcagattattttctcgttccaccagggtggccacatccactagttcctgaaaagtggatatccgatggctgaccaccatacggcgtatatcagggcgtagtccctcctgaaaacgatcagctcgcatctcctctgtggcgataaggtgaggagcaaatcgctcaagttctatgaatctctgggcgtactgttccactgtcgcgccccttTGGACCAAATCTgaaactctcttgccttttgcttccttaccgataccgatgcaggaaagaatcggtcattaaactccttcttgaagcgctgccaggtcaccgcagcgaaagatcccaattctgattccagtatcactctcttggtatcccaccaattcgaagcagtgccttgcaagagatagctggcgtagagtacctgttgcacctcggtgcatccacacacctcaaatgttctctctaggtccttgatccactttccagctcgaagcggatcctcttctccagtgaagtgtggagtcctatgcgccaggaagcgctcataggtgcacccggcttgcaccatgctgctagatcctcccgggtaaggccaaggccctccctgatatggccaaggacctcctggttgtggccaaaatccttcttgttgcggacaaggccctccttgtggcggccagggacccccttgttgtggccaaggccctgtctgttgtggcctataattttgctgcataaattccgtcatctgccttatggcttgagctatggagtcatctcttgatgtattgtcccgtggctcctgagtagatttctttggccttcccattttcctgccaccacaacctttgaccccctttcagaaaacaaaaacaaataaaaccaacaaccaataaaaacagaaccaaagaccaacaccacatcacagaaaacaaaagaaaccaacttgcaaaaacataaccaaataaataaaaacaaacaaacaaactcaaacaaataaaacaaataaaacaaatcaaatagctgtacttaacataattttcaaaacacaactttaaaaagcattctggtactgcctacgggacatgtggttttacccagagccaaaccgctctgataccacctgtgatgcccccaaatccccatgcacggacatggggaaatcgagacgtccggatgatgacctcACAGGttatcaccctatcgacgtgtgccaagtgtgtgtataaacgaagaatgtgcacgagaaatacgcagcgaaaagcaagtcaataactaagtgccagaattttttcttgtttaatacaaagctattccaaaacgtacataaataacatattacaaaacacgcatataatataatatcaaatacaaagcataacatcagcaacccggcggagccgcatccttgggctcagcctcctcctcctcatcctcgaactctgcaccaaaagttacggaaccaaaaatggtaccgtaggtaagtaaaacccaaacaccaccagataaaaacacatagaactcaagcaacatggatgcaagaaaagccaaagcacaagtcccgcaaaaccacatttttaccacgcacgccaaaaaaacccatttggcccataaaaacatatcctcataaccaagcctcgccattatcccagataatggcccaaaccaccattttcccagaaaatggatcaaaagacTTGAAAccaacctcgccattttccaagaaaatggcccacatccgaaaaccataaaaatgatccaattatgcatgcaccataatctctcctagggatcatccgcacaccctggctctgtgccacaccgtaggtaacgaccatgcatgtgacacctacacgagtgatgcccagactcgcgcctagCGCGTAcctgaccaggccatcctctagtccccgccactctagggaccacggagtcgacacgacaacgttaccgtatcgtgcaatccggtcgtcgccctgcgacaacccaggggatgtcactcaattttatccactcccgagtgaccagatgagctccaccaagataataacccatcccggcttgggctcgtgagacacacgcacctaaaaaccattcacgccagcaaaacaggatttctcaaataaaatataatacacgtgcatgcaccatgcaaatgcaattatcaatgcacaaaacaaacaaccaaccataacacaataaatcaagcaactctgtcctccatccatccgacccccgaactcctcggactcagtctggaatcaaccaaccagcagcaataaataaattgaatgagtgatatatatttaaatctgaaaatagggtttggaaaatacttacagcgctatacggtaattttagaaaacacccggcgttgcaaacgacggtgaaaaagcaacgttacagtgaaaattcactgtggtcgtgggttgtgaaatacccacttttgaacggggacaaaccaaggcttgggatcgatagggaatggtctagggatgattgtgaagctataggaagtggtggttggccgtgggtggcagcagaaacggcggtgggaggccggatttcccgaaaaggaaagctagctcgtgggagctgttccggtggtcgttggaggctaaaaataggtgggttaggatggcaagggaccggtgatgaagtggtgaagaaatggtggccggaggtggagcgatggtgGCGGAttggagcaaaaaccgtgcaggctttgaagggcttttccggccaaacggccagccggataggggtgggttttggtggggaggtgcgccggagggagaggagtcgACCAGTGTgggcggtgagccacacggtggccggacggcggcgagTCGAGGCTGAAagggctccggcgtgagagggagagagagagagagagagagagagagagagagagagagagagagagaagagagagagagatgggggggTCAACGcgggaagggaaaagaaaaaaaagaaaagaaaagaaagaaaaaagagaaaaataaaggaaaagaaagaagaaaaaagggaaaaaggaaaaagaaaaaggaaaaaaagaaaagaggtgtagggaaggaagatgaggtctaatcctcagtccgggaaaacaaaactagaccGCCGTAACGagatttaaaaaccgtaaaaaggaaacaaactaaaagaaataaaacacaacatcaattaaataaaaaaccaattttaaagcgcaataaattaaaataaataaactaatatattaattaaaataaaaacaaccgtttcagcgaaaatacaagcgaaagcgggtcatcacaaacaACCCCACAAACACttataatatttctattaatgAGTTTCAATTTGGTTTCCTGTATACAAAATACATCAAATTTCCATTTCTGAATCAGATTTCTAATGCGAAGATGCTTGGATGGGTCGTTCAAACCCCAAACATTCCAAAAAGAGAATCTTTGGCTTCATGTATCACTGTTGGCCCTGTCCTTGTGCCTTCCTTTACTTGCACTACCTTCCCTTGCATCATAATTGATTAAACAAGACAAACTCTTTAGATCCCTTACTTTTTCCAAGAAGGATCTAGCCAGAAAAGGTTGTCCCTCCTCTATAGTTGTAAGTAGAGCTTTAAATTGTTCTTCAAAACCCTTGCAAGAGATCCCTATGTAGTCACGAATTTCATCCACATTATGTAGAACCCAGTTTGAATGAAATCCAACCCAATGGTGAGTCGGGAGCAATGAGAAAATAGGACTAGGCTCATCGCCCATATCATCCCGTCTGTTAAATGTAAATCCACCCCTGTCTCCCTACACAAAATCTCTAAAGAGCAATAGGTACCTAGAGATAACGAGATCTCaatatattttgataacatattcttattcaaagttGCCCTTAACATCACCAAAAATGATGATGAAATTGATTAAAAATGGCCAAAAATATTGACGTAGATATGATTAcccaaaatga
This is a stretch of genomic DNA from Carya illinoinensis cultivar Pawnee chromosome 3, C.illinoinensisPawnee_v1, whole genome shotgun sequence. It encodes these proteins:
- the LOC122304776 gene encoding uncharacterized protein LOC122304776, with the protein product MRYLKGTADYVLCYQGSDLQLRGYSDADWGSDLDERKSTTGYVFLLNNGAITWSSKKQPCIVLSTMEAEYIACSAAVQEVVWLQRFLKHLDIGTDTSNPGDRGGFTFNRRDDMGDEPSPIFSLLPTHHWVGFHSNWVLHNVDEIRDYIGISCKGFEEQFKALLTTIEEGQPFLARSFLEKVRDLKSLSCLINYDAREGSASKGRHKDRANSDT